In the genome of Pelobacter seleniigenes DSM 18267, one region contains:
- a CDS encoding radical SAM protein, translating to MFVSQDELLWMLRQLYGHRMTRDKLLSKLSNHGIYSLFPYFDGIASLFQQQADKIGVIEKAVRALAARVNRDLAVPAVISSEMSYPALKKHLLPVLIQALGLEDCVGLKTGARVRVKMASANIHVKPGSEGFIIDQAAGASQVRFYSTAGRFSVDLFNKELADQELEVVTPEQLLARHQDLHGVADYFLNDVLLRAMRASLDSSVYAFAAERAVQFLLDSGFLKVDGAELVAVLERIFPVLAPECDKAYRDQNLFSSPTLSSPPSERKAHVLRLELTTGCDYNQCTFCSEYTDLPAETKSFAEFKAHVDGVAESIGAEKSRIQRLFIGSGNSLGVATELLLSSLDYAREIFAPQKISLYGRTASILEKSVDELKRLKEAGLSLIYWGLESGSDAVLNYINKDCTRADMIAAAQKLVEAEIDVSAMLMPGVGGLKFSERHVAGTLELLHSIDIKYLTLLSINPAKTSVYERNMLAEKGNRHLTPDEVNAQVYALLEGLQPTGVQIGMFTEEIDQASSNTRRFNCQFTAANKEQVLREFWHG from the coding sequence ATGTTTGTCAGTCAAGATGAATTACTGTGGATGCTCAGGCAGCTATACGGTCACCGGATGACCCGGGATAAATTGCTCAGTAAATTGAGTAACCACGGCATTTACAGCCTGTTTCCTTATTTTGACGGGATCGCTTCGCTATTTCAGCAGCAGGCTGATAAAATCGGGGTGATCGAAAAGGCTGTTCGTGCTTTGGCGGCCAGGGTCAATCGAGACCTTGCCGTTCCTGCCGTTATCTCGAGCGAGATGTCTTACCCAGCCTTAAAAAAACATCTGCTTCCGGTCCTGATTCAAGCCCTTGGTCTTGAGGATTGCGTGGGGTTAAAAACGGGGGCCCGGGTGAGGGTGAAAATGGCGAGCGCCAATATCCACGTCAAGCCAGGCAGTGAAGGTTTTATTATCGACCAAGCGGCCGGGGCCTCACAGGTCAGGTTTTATTCCACGGCCGGGCGTTTTTCGGTGGATTTGTTTAACAAGGAGCTTGCCGATCAGGAGCTTGAGGTCGTGACGCCGGAGCAGCTCCTCGCCCGGCACCAGGATCTCCACGGTGTGGCGGACTATTTCCTGAATGATGTCCTGCTCAGAGCGATGCGTGCCAGCCTTGATTCTTCGGTCTATGCCTTTGCTGCGGAGCGTGCTGTCCAATTTCTGCTTGATAGCGGCTTCCTGAAGGTTGACGGTGCTGAGCTGGTTGCCGTGCTGGAGCGGATTTTTCCCGTGCTTGCGCCCGAGTGTGATAAAGCCTACCGGGATCAGAACCTGTTCAGTTCTCCGACCCTGTCCTCACCCCCCTCCGAAAGAAAAGCCCATGTGTTACGGCTGGAACTCACCACCGGCTGTGACTACAACCAGTGCACTTTCTGCTCCGAGTATACTGATCTGCCAGCCGAGACCAAATCCTTCGCAGAGTTTAAAGCGCATGTCGACGGTGTTGCCGAATCGATAGGGGCAGAGAAATCACGGATACAGAGATTGTTTATCGGGAGCGGAAACTCGTTGGGGGTTGCGACCGAATTGCTGCTGTCATCCCTGGATTATGCGCGGGAGATCTTCGCTCCACAGAAAATCTCCCTGTATGGCCGAACCGCCTCGATCCTGGAAAAGTCTGTCGACGAGTTGAAAAGGCTCAAAGAAGCGGGGCTGTCCTTGATTTACTGGGGGCTGGAGAGCGGTTCCGATGCGGTCTTGAATTATATCAACAAGGACTGTACCCGCGCCGACATGATTGCTGCTGCGCAGAAGCTGGTCGAGGCGGAGATCGATGTTTCTGCCATGCTGATGCCCGGCGTCGGGGGTTTGAAGTTCTCGGAGCGCCACGTTGCCGGGACCTTGGAGCTTCTGCACAGCATTGATATCAAATACCTGACCCTGCTCTCAATCAACCCCGCGAAAACATCTGTATACGAAAGAAATATGCTGGCCGAAAAGGGCAATCGGCACCTGACCCCTGACGAGGTCAATGCTCAGGTGTATGCGTTATTGGAGGGCCTTCAGCCCACGGGTGTGCAGATCGGGATGTTCACTGAAGAAATCGATCAGGCCAGCAGCAACACCAGGCGCTTTAATTGTCAGTTTACCGCTGCCAACAAGGAGCAGGTGCTGAGAGAATTTTGGCATGGTTAA
- the fbp gene encoding class 1 fructose-bisphosphatase: MVAEEIGTTLSQHIIKTQKNFPQASGRFTRIFNELATCGKIISSYVRRAGIIDIAGKRGTTNIQGEEQAKLDVIAHNIFVNRILETGLVAGVLSEESDDIIEAEEEYSRNANYIIATDPLDGSSNIDVNVSVGTVFSLLRRKSPTGERCSKDDFLQPGSKQIAAGYILYGSSTIFTYASGDGVFCFTLDPTVGEYLLSHSKLRIAEEGNIYSVNEGNRKFWDQGDQQLLDYFQGNHKDNDEPYTGRYIGSLVTDVHRNLLKGGIYLYPRTTKNGKKDHGKLRLLYEANPLAFIIEQAGGVATDGQRRILDIMPQDIHQRVPLYIGSKREVDLAGKFTKVS, encoded by the coding sequence ATGGTCGCTGAAGAAATCGGAACGACATTAAGCCAGCACATTATCAAGACCCAGAAAAACTTCCCTCAGGCCAGTGGAAGGTTTACCAGGATCTTCAACGAGTTGGCCACCTGCGGAAAAATTATCTCCAGTTACGTCAGGAGGGCGGGAATTATCGATATTGCCGGCAAGCGGGGCACCACCAATATCCAAGGGGAGGAGCAGGCGAAGCTTGACGTCATCGCCCACAATATTTTCGTGAACCGCATTCTTGAAACCGGGCTTGTGGCAGGGGTTCTCTCGGAAGAAAGCGATGACATTATCGAAGCGGAGGAAGAATACTCCCGTAACGCCAATTACATTATTGCCACCGACCCTCTTGACGGCTCCTCCAATATCGATGTGAACGTATCCGTCGGCACTGTATTCTCCCTTTTGCGGAGAAAATCGCCCACCGGAGAACGCTGCAGCAAAGATGACTTTCTGCAACCGGGCAGCAAACAGATTGCCGCGGGATACATCCTTTACGGCTCCAGCACGATCTTCACCTATGCTTCCGGTGACGGGGTTTTTTGTTTTACCCTTGATCCGACCGTTGGCGAGTACCTCCTGTCCCACTCAAAATTGAGAATCGCAGAAGAGGGGAACATCTACTCGGTCAACGAGGGAAACAGAAAATTCTGGGACCAGGGCGACCAGCAACTGCTTGATTATTTTCAGGGCAACCATAAAGACAATGATGAACCTTATACCGGACGTTACATCGGCTCCCTGGTCACCGACGTTCACCGGAACCTCCTGAAGGGTGGAATCTATCTCTATCCTCGCACCACCAAAAACGGCAAAAAAGACCATGGCAAACTGCGCCTGCTGTACGAGGCCAACCCCCTGGCGTTTATTATTGAACAGGCCGGTGGGGTTGCAACGGACGGGCAAAGAAGAATTCTCGATATCATGCCGCAGGACATCCATCAGCGGGTGCCGCTCTATATCGGCAGCAAGCGAGAGGTTGATTTAGCAGGAAAATTCACCAAGGTATCGTAA
- a CDS encoding SDR family oxidoreductase, with amino-acid sequence MSLIKQLFDLSGKTALITGGSRGLGKDMARALAEAGAKIILNGQNPETLATAAAEFSAAGYEVMTLPFDVRNEASVVAAFATLDEQNIAVDILVNNAGIQHRQPMVELSSADWQKVLDTNLTSAFLVGREAAKRMIQRGQGGKIVNIGSLTSDLARATVAPYTAAKGGIKLLTKSMAAEWAKFNIQANAIGPGYMLTEMTQSLADDPTFDGWVKGRTPAERWGLPADLMGTVIFLSSAASAYVNGQILYVDGGMSSVL; translated from the coding sequence ATGTCACTGATCAAGCAATTATTCGATCTGAGCGGCAAAACCGCGCTGATTACCGGCGGCAGCCGCGGCCTGGGCAAAGACATGGCCCGCGCCCTGGCTGAAGCCGGCGCCAAAATCATCCTTAACGGCCAGAACCCGGAGACCCTGGCCACGGCAGCCGCGGAATTCAGCGCCGCTGGATACGAGGTGATGACCCTGCCCTTTGATGTACGCAACGAAGCCAGCGTTGTTGCCGCCTTCGCCACCCTCGACGAACAAAACATTGCGGTGGATATTCTGGTCAACAACGCCGGCATTCAGCATCGCCAGCCGATGGTCGAGCTCTCCAGTGCCGATTGGCAAAAAGTACTCGACACCAACCTGACCAGCGCGTTTCTGGTCGGCCGCGAAGCTGCCAAGCGAATGATCCAGCGCGGCCAGGGGGGGAAAATCGTCAATATCGGTTCCCTGACCAGCGATCTGGCCCGCGCTACTGTCGCCCCGTACACCGCGGCCAAAGGCGGCATCAAACTGCTGACCAAATCGATGGCTGCGGAATGGGCCAAATTCAACATCCAGGCGAATGCCATCGGCCCCGGCTATATGCTGACCGAAATGACCCAATCTCTGGCCGACGATCCCACGTTCGACGGCTGGGTCAAAGGACGCACCCCGGCCGAGCGCTGGGGACTCCCCGCCGATCTGATGGGAACCGTCATTTTCCTGAGTTCTGCGGCCTCGGCCTATGTCAACGGACAGATTCTTTATGTCGACGGCGGGATGAGTTCGGTGCTGTAA
- a CDS encoding mandelate racemase/muconate lactonizing enzyme family protein, translating into MKITALETLFLKEFNNVTWVRVHTDEGITGIGETYYGSGAVSAHLHETLAGRLLGKDPLRIEELNREMVNLPLAQASTGAEYRAASAVDIALWDLYGKVVNQPIHQLLGGLCWDKLRVYNTCAGYRYVRSANIRPVDTWNFSADGPYEDLQGFMERPGELAQSLLAQGISAMKIWPFDPAALANKGRYISAAELKKALHPFEEIRKTVGDRMDIMVEFHCLWDLPTAKQIARELEPFKPYWFEDSIRMNSPQALAEYARATPVRVCASETLGSAAPYNEMLRHDAIDVVMVDICWTGGITEARKIAILADIHHKPFAPHDCTGPIGLAAAVHTALSQPNSLIQETVRAFYTGWYKEVVTRVPTIKDGFVYPLEGPGLGVDLLPEVMERDDLIIRRSEL; encoded by the coding sequence ATGAAAATCACCGCCCTTGAAACCCTTTTCCTCAAGGAATTCAACAATGTCACCTGGGTCCGCGTGCATACCGACGAAGGCATCACCGGCATCGGTGAAACCTATTACGGCTCGGGAGCCGTCAGCGCCCATCTCCACGAAACCCTGGCGGGTCGGCTGCTCGGCAAAGATCCGCTGCGGATTGAAGAACTGAACCGGGAGATGGTCAATCTGCCCCTGGCCCAGGCTTCGACCGGCGCCGAATACCGGGCGGCCTCGGCTGTCGACATCGCGCTCTGGGATCTCTACGGCAAAGTCGTCAACCAACCGATCCATCAGCTGCTCGGCGGGCTCTGTTGGGACAAACTGCGCGTTTACAACACCTGCGCGGGTTATCGCTATGTCCGTTCGGCCAATATCCGCCCGGTGGATACCTGGAACTTCAGCGCCGACGGTCCCTACGAAGACCTGCAGGGTTTCATGGAACGCCCCGGCGAGCTGGCCCAGAGCCTGCTTGCGCAAGGGATCAGCGCCATGAAGATCTGGCCTTTCGATCCGGCCGCCCTGGCCAACAAAGGCCGTTATATCTCCGCCGCGGAATTGAAAAAGGCCCTCCACCCGTTTGAGGAAATCCGCAAGACCGTGGGTGACCGAATGGACATCATGGTTGAGTTTCACTGTCTTTGGGATCTGCCGACCGCCAAACAGATCGCACGCGAACTGGAACCCTTCAAACCCTACTGGTTCGAGGACTCCATCCGCATGAATTCACCCCAGGCGTTGGCCGAGTATGCCCGCGCCACCCCGGTCCGGGTCTGTGCCAGTGAAACTCTTGGTTCGGCGGCTCCTTACAATGAAATGCTGCGGCATGACGCAATTGATGTTGTTATGGTGGATATCTGCTGGACCGGCGGTATCACCGAGGCACGAAAAATCGCCATCCTCGCGGATATCCACCATAAACCTTTTGCCCCGCACGACTGTACCGGCCCCATTGGCCTGGCCGCCGCCGTGCACACCGCGTTAAGTCAGCCGAACTCGCTGATTCAAGAGACCGTCCGCGCTTTCTACACCGGCTGGTATAAGGAAGTTGTGACCAGGGTTCCGACTATCAAGGACGGTTTCGTCTACCCGCTGGAAGGGCCCGGCCTCGGCGTCGACCTGCTGCCGGAAGTCATGGAGCGCGACGACCTGATCATCCGCAGATCCGAACTGTAA
- a CDS encoding FadR/GntR family transcriptional regulator, giving the protein MEQNGVETVKRTRLHEQVARTLSLQILNGDIPPDSLLPNEDALSRQFGVSKPVIREAISFMDAKGLVRARPRIGTRICAPANWVLTDPVLLKWRMEAGPEQALVDDLLELRSIIEPIAAGLAAKRATPECRAKIDRAMQAMSAGSSLEDHIAADIKFHQAIIEASGNELLISSLRPVLEHTMGTSFEHFITSFAAAKASVAFHQEVVTAIHQQDEPGAVAAMRNVIERSAADIHNAVGQHGYT; this is encoded by the coding sequence ATGGAACAAAACGGAGTGGAAACAGTCAAAAGGACCCGGCTGCACGAGCAGGTGGCCCGGACCCTCAGTCTGCAGATCCTCAACGGTGACATCCCGCCCGATTCTCTGTTGCCGAACGAAGATGCCCTCTCCCGGCAGTTCGGCGTAAGCAAGCCGGTGATTCGTGAAGCGATCAGCTTCATGGACGCAAAAGGACTGGTCCGGGCCCGCCCCAGAATCGGTACCCGGATCTGCGCGCCCGCCAACTGGGTTTTGACCGACCCGGTGCTCCTGAAATGGCGGATGGAAGCCGGGCCGGAGCAGGCACTGGTCGACGACCTGCTGGAGTTGCGCAGCATCATTGAACCGATAGCCGCGGGACTCGCCGCCAAACGGGCCACGCCGGAATGCCGCGCAAAAATCGACCGGGCCATGCAAGCGATGAGTGCGGGAAGTTCTCTGGAAGATCATATTGCCGCTGACATCAAATTCCACCAGGCCATTATCGAAGCGAGCGGGAACGAACTGCTCATCAGCTCACTCAGGCCGGTCCTTGAACACACCATGGGCACCAGCTTTGAACACTTCATCACCTCTTTTGCCGCAGCCAAGGCATCGGTCGCCTTTCACCAGGAGGTGGTCACCGCCATTCACCAACAGGACGAGCCGGGCGCGGTGGCGGCGATGCGCAACGTCATTGAACGGTCCGCAGCCGACATTCATAATGCTGTTGGCCAGCACGGCTACACGTGA
- a CDS encoding ABC transporter ATP-binding protein, translated as MQAATLSIEQLMVTMDGRQILRAVDLQILDREKVALSGPSGCGKSTLLRCLLGFVPIYSGTIRIGGELLTPTTVWRLRGRMAYVPQEPELGEGTVREILERPFSFAGNRSLWGNLQRIPQLLEQLLLPEGLLTERVTDLSGGEKQRIALLSALLLDRRILLLDEASSALDQVSKQAVIDLLSATAELTVLSVSHDQEWLSFADRVVNLAELQGRTS; from the coding sequence TTGCAAGCAGCGACTTTGAGCATTGAACAATTGATGGTGACTATGGATGGCCGCCAGATTCTGCGCGCCGTGGATTTGCAGATTCTGGACCGGGAAAAGGTTGCCCTGAGCGGTCCTTCTGGCTGCGGCAAGTCGACCCTGCTGCGTTGCCTGCTGGGATTTGTTCCGATCTATTCCGGAACCATTCGGATCGGCGGTGAACTTTTGACCCCAACCACGGTCTGGCGGCTCAGGGGCAGAATGGCTTATGTTCCGCAGGAACCGGAACTGGGAGAGGGGACGGTTCGAGAGATCCTGGAACGGCCGTTTTCCTTTGCCGGCAATCGTTCGCTGTGGGGCAATCTGCAGCGGATACCGCAGTTGCTGGAGCAATTGCTGCTGCCGGAGGGCTTGCTTACCGAACGGGTGACCGATCTGTCCGGTGGCGAGAAACAGCGCATTGCCCTGTTGTCTGCCCTGCTCCTGGACCGCAGGATTCTATTGCTGGACGAGGCTTCGTCAGCCCTTGACCAGGTTTCCAAACAGGCAGTGATTGATCTGCTTTCGGCGACGGCAGAGTTGACGGTCTTGTCCGTCTCCCATGATCAAGAATGGCTCAGTTTTGCCGATCGGGTCGTCAATTTGGCGGAATTACAGGGGAGGACGTCATGA
- a CDS encoding ABC transporter permease has protein sequence MSTIDISFWRLGSGYLMLLIPLAIMLWLRVPMVGQTLLAVVRMTVQLLFVGFYLQVIFALNSLWATGAWLLVMVIVADLSIIRGCNLRLRRLAGGVFLALLIGVLVPLLFFVLLILDGPAALDAQYLIPIGGMILGNCLRADIIGIRTFYEALRKQEKAYLLRLAQGATLREALFPYLQEAWQASLAPTIATMSTMGLVALPGMMTGVILGGGNPMTAIKYQIAIVIAIFVGTALTVILAIRLTVFNSFSAWGTLDRELFLSGARKRS, from the coding sequence ATGAGTACCATCGATATCAGTTTCTGGCGGCTGGGCAGTGGCTACCTGATGTTGCTGATTCCCCTGGCGATCATGCTCTGGCTCCGGGTGCCGATGGTCGGCCAGACCCTGCTGGCGGTCGTCCGCATGACCGTACAGCTGCTGTTCGTGGGGTTTTACCTGCAGGTGATTTTTGCTCTCAACAGCCTCTGGGCCACCGGCGCCTGGCTGTTGGTCATGGTGATTGTTGCCGACCTGTCGATCATCCGGGGCTGCAACCTGCGCCTGCGCCGCCTGGCCGGCGGGGTTTTTCTGGCCCTGCTGATCGGGGTTCTGGTGCCGTTGCTGTTTTTCGTTCTGTTGATTCTGGACGGTCCAGCCGCGCTGGACGCTCAATATCTGATACCGATTGGCGGGATGATTCTCGGAAACTGCCTGCGGGCCGATATTATCGGCATTCGAACCTTCTATGAAGCCCTGCGCAAACAGGAAAAAGCCTATCTGCTCAGGCTGGCCCAGGGGGCGACGTTAAGGGAGGCGCTGTTCCCTTATCTCCAGGAGGCCTGGCAGGCGTCCCTGGCCCCGACCATTGCGACCATGTCGACCATGGGGCTGGTGGCCTTGCCGGGGATGATGACCGGGGTCATCCTGGGCGGCGGCAACCCCATGACCGCCATAAAGTATCAGATCGCCATTGTCATCGCCATCTTTGTCGGCACCGCCTTGACCGTTATCCTGGCGATCCGGCTGACGGTTTTCAACAGCTTCAGCGCCTGGGGAACCCTTGATCGCGAGCTCTTCCTGAGTGGAGCCCGCAAGCGGTCCTGA
- a CDS encoding metal-dependent hydrolase, translating into MMSKLTWFGHATLGLETAGFKLIIDPFFSGNPAASTSADKVAADFILVSHGHGDHIGDTVAIAQRTGATVISNHEIVTWLGKQGVEKVHGQHLGGGFKYPFGYLKLTLALHGSQLPDGSYGGNPAGFLLTCNDGKKIYLAQDTGLFGDMKLIGEEGLDLAVIPIGDNYTMGPDDALRAVKMLQPKAVVPIHYNTFELLNQDAASWAKRVADETGSKAIILKPGESYTC; encoded by the coding sequence ATGATGAGTAAATTAACCTGGTTCGGTCATGCAACCCTCGGTCTGGAAACAGCCGGTTTCAAATTGATTATCGATCCCTTTTTCAGCGGCAATCCGGCCGCGTCGACCAGCGCGGACAAGGTCGCTGCGGACTTTATCCTGGTCAGCCACGGCCATGGCGACCACATCGGCGACACCGTGGCGATCGCCCAGCGTACCGGTGCAACGGTGATAAGCAATCATGAAATTGTCACCTGGCTCGGCAAGCAGGGGGTGGAAAAAGTTCACGGCCAGCATCTCGGCGGCGGTTTCAAGTACCCCTTCGGCTATCTGAAGCTGACCCTGGCCCTGCATGGCTCGCAGTTGCCGGACGGTTCCTATGGCGGCAACCCGGCCGGCTTTCTGCTCACCTGCAACGACGGTAAAAAGATCTATCTGGCTCAGGACACCGGGCTGTTTGGCGATATGAAATTGATCGGGGAGGAAGGTCTGGACCTGGCCGTGATTCCCATCGGTGATAATTACACCATGGGGCCGGACGATGCCCTGCGGGCAGTGAAGATGCTGCAGCCGAAAGCGGTCGTCCCGATCCATTACAACACTTTTGAGCTGCTCAATCAGGATGCCGCCAGCTGGGCCAAACGGGTTGCCGATGAAACCGGGAGCAAGGCGATCATCCTTAAACCGGGGGAAAGTTACACCTGTTAA
- the ftsH gene encoding ATP-dependent zinc metalloprotease FtsH encodes MTFNWQRILLFFALILGLNAAFLFFYPPNQPEPVVSIPYSLFKQELKNDQVKAVLLQGENLSGQFAAEQELTDAQAIDPQFKGKQKFTRFKTILPPVTDAELMPLLDKFKVRVRAEPVQGTSLGSRILIGVLPWVLIIGVWWYIIRKAQQKGGIGGGLLQRFSKSGAQLYAREQSRVTFEDVAGLAEAKQELQEIISFLRNPEKFSRLGGRVPRGVLLTGPPGTGKTLMARAVAGEAEVPFYSISASQFIEMFVGVGASRVRDLFTNAKKNAPSIIFVDELDAVGRARGTGLGGGNDEREQTLNQLLSELDGFEDHSQVIVLAATNRPDVLDAALLRPGRFDRQVVIERPDWRDRVKILQVHTRKMPLADDVDLELIAKGTPGMVGADLQSLVNEAALIAAREDVQQVAMVYFDRAKDRQLMGMERKLFLSEEEKYMTAIHEAGHALVAKAIPGSDPVHKITIIPRGQALGLTQQLPEDDRYHYQRSYLMGRLSVMLAGRAAEKQCFGEYSTGAQNDLKQVMSLAEKMVCQWGMSDRLGPLSYPRGEEHPFLGRKMASEKNFSEKTAWIIDQEIEQLVNTADRCAHAVVAGNREVLDALATLLTEEESLDRAAFDRFLDEHPLVLPKQECCDVSFRNPPEATEEPAPHGS; translated from the coding sequence ATGACCTTCAATTGGCAAAGAATCCTTCTTTTTTTCGCCCTGATTTTGGGGCTTAATGCGGCTTTTCTGTTTTTTTATCCCCCTAACCAGCCGGAGCCGGTCGTCAGTATTCCTTACAGTCTGTTCAAACAGGAGCTGAAAAACGATCAGGTCAAAGCGGTTTTGCTGCAGGGCGAGAATCTATCCGGTCAATTTGCTGCGGAACAGGAGTTGACGGACGCCCAGGCGATCGATCCGCAGTTTAAGGGAAAACAAAAATTTACCCGCTTCAAAACCATTCTGCCCCCCGTTACGGATGCGGAATTAATGCCATTGCTGGATAAATTCAAGGTCAGGGTCAGGGCGGAACCGGTGCAGGGGACCTCGCTGGGATCGCGCATTCTCATCGGCGTGCTGCCCTGGGTGCTGATCATCGGGGTCTGGTGGTATATCATTCGCAAAGCACAGCAAAAAGGCGGCATCGGTGGCGGTCTGCTGCAACGATTCAGCAAATCGGGAGCACAGCTGTATGCCCGGGAGCAATCCCGGGTCACTTTTGAGGATGTCGCCGGGCTCGCCGAAGCGAAACAGGAACTTCAGGAAATCATTTCTTTTTTGCGTAACCCGGAGAAATTTTCCAGGTTGGGGGGGAGAGTCCCTCGCGGTGTGTTGCTGACCGGCCCGCCCGGAACCGGAAAAACCCTGATGGCGCGGGCGGTTGCCGGAGAAGCTGAGGTCCCCTTTTACAGTATCTCGGCTTCGCAGTTTATCGAAATGTTTGTCGGGGTCGGGGCCAGTCGGGTGCGTGATCTGTTTACCAATGCCAAGAAAAATGCGCCCAGCATTATTTTTGTGGATGAACTGGATGCGGTTGGCCGGGCGCGGGGAACGGGACTGGGCGGCGGCAATGACGAGCGTGAGCAGACCCTGAACCAGTTGCTCTCGGAGCTGGATGGGTTTGAAGATCATTCGCAGGTAATCGTTCTGGCAGCGACCAACCGGCCGGATGTTCTCGATGCCGCGTTACTGCGCCCGGGCCGGTTTGATCGCCAGGTGGTCATCGAACGGCCGGATTGGCGCGACCGGGTGAAGATTCTGCAGGTTCATACCCGAAAGATGCCGCTGGCCGACGATGTCGATCTGGAACTTATTGCCAAGGGGACGCCCGGGATGGTCGGGGCGGATCTGCAAAGTCTGGTCAACGAAGCCGCGCTGATCGCTGCTCGTGAAGATGTGCAACAGGTGGCGATGGTCTATTTTGACCGAGCCAAGGATCGCCAGCTGATGGGGATGGAGCGCAAGCTGTTTCTGTCGGAAGAGGAAAAATATATGACCGCGATCCATGAGGCCGGTCACGCTTTGGTCGCCAAAGCCATACCCGGTTCGGATCCGGTGCATAAAATTACCATCATTCCGCGCGGACAGGCTCTTGGCCTGACCCAGCAATTGCCGGAAGATGATCGCTACCATTATCAACGTAGCTATCTGATGGGGCGATTAAGCGTGATGCTCGCCGGCAGGGCCGCGGAGAAGCAGTGCTTCGGGGAGTATTCGACCGGTGCTCAAAATGATCTCAAGCAGGTGATGTCCCTGGCCGAGAAGATGGTCTGTCAATGGGGGATGAGTGACCGGCTCGGACCGCTCAGCTATCCGCGTGGCGAGGAGCATCCGTTTCTGGGAAGGAAAATGGCCAGCGAAAAGAATTTCAGTGAAAAAACCGCCTGGATCATCGATCAGGAGATTGAACAGCTGGTCAATACCGCCGACCGCTGTGCCCATGCCGTCGTTGCCGGCAATCGTGAGGTTCTTGACGCTTTGGCGACGCTGTTGACAGAGGAAGAATCTTTGGATCGGGCAGCTTTCGACCGGTTTCTTGACGAACATCCACTGGTTCTCCCCAAGCAGGAGTGCTGTGACGTCAGTTTCCGCAACCCGCCCGAGGCAACCGAGGAACCGGCCCCCCACGGTTCCTGA